In one Butyrivibrio proteoclasticus B316 genomic region, the following are encoded:
- the abc-f gene encoding ribosomal protection-like ABC-F family protein: MTRRLLIQAENIVHSYGEQTVLDFDRFYLYEGEKVGLVGMNGAGKSTLLRILAGELEPTAGTISSKCIPFYFEQFGSDTSYVETDYTEAGKMGVADRIWQEKVSGGEDTRIRLAQLFSSPHAVAFLDEPTSNLDFEGVEMLKKRLKEIDTLVMISHDRSVLNDLCDRIVEISFGELHSYSGNYDEYVVQKEELIKTQQAEYDNYQAEKKRLQRVYIEKKAKAKTVDKKPKNITASEAKAISLCGNRKPEDKARGIERSAANVLKRIEHMEVKEKPKDEPTLRPDFRLTNPPRNPIVIRGEHISFAYDDHVVFDDADFMIKNGSKVALLGSNGAGKTTLLELISKRESVYVVPGVKIGYAKQNMSQIELDKTVLENVCRVSIQSESLSRIILARLLLSERDMHKKASELSGGERMKLSFAMLFVSDVNLLILDEPTNYLDIPSVEALEKMLKEYEGTLVFTSHDKVFVDRIATERLYLGDGKIRECDKTVM; the protein is encoded by the coding sequence ATGACTAGAAGATTACTAATACAAGCAGAGAATATAGTTCATTCCTATGGAGAACAGACAGTACTTGATTTTGACAGATTCTATTTGTACGAAGGTGAGAAAGTTGGACTAGTTGGAATGAACGGCGCAGGCAAGAGCACACTGCTAAGAATTTTGGCAGGAGAGTTGGAACCTACAGCCGGGACTATTTCAAGTAAATGCATTCCATTTTATTTTGAACAATTTGGATCGGACACCTCATATGTTGAAACTGACTATACAGAAGCTGGGAAAATGGGAGTAGCCGACCGTATCTGGCAGGAAAAGGTCAGTGGCGGAGAGGATACCAGGATAAGGCTTGCTCAGCTCTTTTCAAGCCCGCATGCAGTGGCATTTCTGGACGAACCCACTTCAAATCTGGATTTCGAAGGCGTGGAAATGCTCAAAAAGAGACTAAAAGAAATAGATACACTTGTCATGATCAGCCATGACAGATCTGTCCTAAACGATTTATGTGACAGGATCGTTGAAATATCTTTTGGAGAACTGCATAGTTACAGCGGCAATTATGATGAATATGTAGTTCAGAAAGAAGAACTAATTAAAACACAGCAGGCTGAATATGATAATTATCAGGCTGAGAAAAAGAGGCTTCAAAGAGTTTATATAGAGAAAAAAGCCAAGGCAAAAACGGTCGATAAGAAGCCAAAGAATATTACAGCAAGCGAGGCAAAAGCAATTTCGCTTTGTGGCAATAGAAAGCCCGAGGACAAGGCACGGGGAATAGAAAGAAGTGCTGCAAATGTCCTTAAGCGAATTGAACACATGGAGGTAAAAGAAAAACCAAAAGATGAGCCGACTTTAAGACCGGATTTCAGGCTTACAAATCCGCCCAGGAATCCTATTGTTATTCGCGGAGAGCATATTTCTTTTGCCTATGACGATCATGTAGTCTTTGACGATGCGGACTTTATGATAAAGAATGGAAGTAAGGTGGCATTACTGGGTAGCAATGGAGCAGGTAAGACTACTTTGCTTGAACTTATAAGCAAACGGGAAAGTGTATATGTGGTTCCGGGAGTCAAGATAGGATATGCCAAGCAGAATATGTCACAGATTGAACTTGATAAAACTGTTCTTGAAAATGTTTGCAGAGTCAGCATTCAGAGTGAGAGCCTTTCCAGAATAATACTTGCACGTCTTTTGCTATCTGAAAGAGATATGCACAAAAAGGCATCAGAGCTTTCCGGTGGTGAGAGGATGAAGCTGTCTTTTGCCATGCTCTTTGTATCTGATGTAAATCTGCTTATATTGGATGAACCAACGAACTATCTTGATATCCCATCTGTTGAGGCTTTAGAAAAAATGCTGAAAGAGTATGAAGGAACACTTGTGTTTACTTCTCATGATAAAGTTTTTGTGGACAGGATCGCAACAGAGAGGCTTTATCTAGGTGACGGGAAGATTAGAGAATGTGACAAAACTGTAATGTAA
- a CDS encoding Abi family protein — MPNTELPIDLEQQVIMMKRYVNFRQRKKIREFLAYAGYFRASRYGKFLLSKVGVLGSKSNTSVYFATYNFDLQLRQLLFKYCMKAEIYFKSNVSNAISIKTGDAAFYLDKQYYTPTKSEKDKNTRNKNIRFFNTRFFPGLTDQEETLRKDVVKHPELKEYRKGGSRHNNVLPVWAAFTYFEMGTIVMMYSYLRGDLRKEVLDYAYSGNNYKKEVTKQMDTWLDAIRNLRNYCAHHSMVIGMTSSVVILDKRDSTSLLPNNTNLYSRLYALKKVLSYKDGESLGNELNKLVSSSKIDIYKMGILPVDWKKLYDQIVIL, encoded by the coding sequence ATGCCCAATACTGAGCTTCCCATAGATTTAGAGCAGCAAGTAATCATGATGAAAAGATATGTGAACTTTCGTCAACGCAAAAAAATAAGAGAATTTCTTGCGTATGCAGGATATTTTAGAGCAAGCAGATACGGAAAGTTCTTATTGTCTAAAGTTGGAGTCTTAGGCAGCAAATCTAATACCTCTGTCTATTTTGCTACATACAATTTTGATTTACAGTTAAGACAGTTACTTTTCAAATACTGCATGAAAGCAGAGATATACTTCAAGAGCAACGTAAGTAATGCTATATCTATCAAAACCGGAGATGCTGCATTCTATTTAGATAAACAATATTACACTCCTACCAAGAGTGAAAAGGATAAAAACACACGAAACAAAAATATAAGGTTCTTCAATACTCGCTTCTTTCCCGGATTAACTGATCAGGAAGAAACACTTAGGAAAGATGTCGTAAAGCACCCAGAATTAAAAGAGTACCGAAAGGGCGGATCAAGACATAATAATGTCCTTCCGGTATGGGCAGCTTTTACATATTTCGAAATGGGAACCATTGTTATGATGTATTCTTATTTGCGTGGTGACTTAAGAAAAGAAGTCCTTGATTATGCATACTCAGGAAACAATTATAAAAAAGAAGTCACAAAACAGATGGATACATGGCTTGATGCAATTCGAAACCTCAGAAATTACTGTGCACATCACTCAATGGTAATTGGAATGACTTCATCAGTAGTTATTCTTGATAAAAGAGATTCCACCAGTTTATTGCCTAATAATACCAACTTGTATTCTAGGTTGTATGCGTTAAAGAAAGTTCTGTCTTACAAAGATGGAGAAAGCCTCGGCAATGAACTAAATAAACTGGTTAGCAGTAGCAAGATTGACATTTACAAAATGGGTATTTTGCCTGTTGATTGGAAAAAACTGTATGATCAGATCGTTATTCTATAA
- a CDS encoding NUDIX hydrolase — MENKIMPERLNRKVIYESDFVCLYADKVKLPSGYIIEKYHQVHYPKEAVCVTIFNEKDEVLLIRHRRYTVGRLEWEIPAGKIEEGESPEEAARRECIEETGCSLKDVSFLCSQNPANGMSDCICHCFAARVDMEGSLYDTDEVAYKKWLPKEQVLEMLKNNETKDGVAMLCLLYAFQFFK, encoded by the coding sequence ATGGAAAATAAAATTATGCCTGAAAGGCTTAATAGAAAAGTAATATATGAAAGTGATTTTGTATGTTTGTACGCTGATAAGGTAAAACTTCCAAGTGGCTATATCATTGAAAAGTACCATCAGGTGCATTATCCAAAAGAAGCTGTTTGTGTGACGATTTTTAATGAAAAAGATGAAGTGCTGCTTATTCGCCACAGAAGATATACTGTTGGAAGACTTGAATGGGAAATCCCAGCCGGTAAAATCGAAGAAGGCGAAAGCCCTGAAGAAGCTGCTAGAAGAGAATGTATTGAAGAAACCGGCTGTTCTTTGAAAGACGTAAGTTTTCTTTGTTCTCAAAATCCTGCAAATGGTATGTCAGACTGTATATGCCACTGCTTTGCGGCCAGAGTAGATATGGAAGGCTCACTATACGATACTGACGAAGTTGCATACAAAAAATGGCTTCCGAAAGAACAAGTACTTGAGATGCTAAAAAATAATGAAACCAAAGACGGAGTCGCTATGTTGTGCTTATTGTATGCATTTCAGTTTTTTAAATAA
- a CDS encoding GNAT family N-acetyltransferase — MTNTSPAAESYERILQKYDFVGTTYYFIVSDGTIVGGIRIIDKKDGSRKRISPLWIMPEFRNKGYAQQAILAAEQLYGSDNWKLDTILQEEDNIHLYEKLGYIRTGKIEKISDVMDIIYFEKN, encoded by the coding sequence TTGACGAATACGAGTCCCGCTGCCGAGAGCTACGAGCGCATCCTTCAGAAATATGACTTTGTAGGAACTACATATTACTTCATTGTTTCAGATGGAACTATTGTTGGTGGAATCAGGATCATTGATAAAAAAGACGGTAGCAGGAAACGCATCTCTCCATTATGGATCATGCCCGAATTTAGAAACAAAGGCTATGCTCAGCAGGCTATACTTGCTGCAGAACAACTTTATGGGAGTGATAACTGGAAGCTTGACACTATTCTTCAGGAAGAAGACAACATCCATCTTTATGAAAAACTTGGCTACATAAGAACCGGAAAGATTGAAAAGATAAGCGATGTAATGGATATTATATACTTTGAAAAGAATTGA
- a CDS encoding ABC transporter ATP-binding protein: MNILEIRNLCKVYGQGETRVDALKNVSFDVEQGEFVAIVGPSGSGKSTLLHILGGVDVPTSGTCNIAGTDIGKLDETKLAIFRRRNIGLIYQFYNLIPILNVEENLTLPILLDGKKPDKALLNDLVEKLGLKSRLSHLPNQLSGGQQQRVSIGRALMNHPALLLADEPTGNLDSENSKEIISLLRKFNKENNQTVIIITHDERIALSADRVITIEDGQITRDSGKAGVIAS, translated from the coding sequence ATGAATATTTTGGAAATCAGAAATTTATGCAAAGTATATGGTCAGGGGGAGACAAGAGTTGATGCTCTGAAAAATGTCTCTTTTGACGTGGAACAGGGAGAATTTGTGGCAATCGTCGGCCCATCCGGATCAGGTAAATCAACCCTTCTTCATATACTTGGGGGAGTCGATGTACCGACCTCAGGAACCTGCAATATTGCAGGCACTGATATAGGTAAACTTGACGAAACAAAGCTTGCAATCTTCCGCAGAAGAAACATCGGGCTTATCTACCAGTTTTACAACCTCATTCCAATTCTGAATGTGGAGGAGAACTTGACACTTCCAATCCTTCTTGATGGCAAAAAGCCGGATAAGGCCCTTCTCAATGACCTTGTGGAAAAGCTTGGATTAAAGAGTAGACTGTCTCACCTTCCAAACCAGCTATCAGGCGGACAGCAGCAGAGAGTATCCATCGGACGTGCACTTATGAATCATCCGGCCCTCCTCCTTGCAGATGAGCCAACAGGAAATCTTGATTCTGAGAACAGCAAGGAGATCATCTCACTTCTTCGCAAGTTCAACAAGGAAAACAACCAGACCGTTATCATCATTACTCACGATGAGAGGATAGCTCTTTCTGCTGACAGAGTGATCACAATTGAGGATGGCCAGATTACCAGGGATTCAGGGAAAGCCGGGGTGATCGCATCATGA
- a CDS encoding HD domain-containing protein yields MFPSVKEALEELEIARNLNPGPWVDHSKNVGMAARNIAEKIPDMDSEKAYIFGLLHDIGRRCKFGFVDIPTHVYEGYKYCMEKGWDEVARICMTHSYLRMQDEFSCEPETEHEKAIKDYIMNCGKPDDYDKLIQLCDSLATDYGFVILEKRFVDVTRRYGIMEGYIKGWEIAFKIKEDFEERMGCSIYDVLPNIGRTTLLCPKPWKPPVNSN; encoded by the coding sequence ATGTTCCCAAGTGTCAAAGAAGCTCTGGAAGAGCTAGAAATAGCAAGAAACTTAAATCCCGGACCATGGGTGGATCACTCCAAAAATGTTGGCATGGCAGCTCGTAATATTGCTGAAAAGATACCTGATATGGATTCAGAGAAAGCTTATATATTCGGGCTTTTGCATGATATCGGAAGAAGATGTAAATTCGGTTTTGTTGATATTCCTACGCACGTATATGAAGGGTACAAGTACTGCATGGAAAAAGGCTGGGATGAAGTAGCAAGAATATGCATGACACATTCTTATCTTCGCATGCAGGATGAGTTTAGCTGCGAGCCGGAAACGGAGCATGAGAAGGCTATCAAAGATTACATAATGAATTGTGGTAAACCGGATGATTACGACAAACTGATCCAGCTCTGCGATTCTCTTGCCACAGATTATGGATTTGTAATACTGGAAAAACGATTTGTTGATGTTACAAGACGATACGGGATTATGGAAGGCTACATTAAAGGTTGGGAGATTGCCTTCAAAATAAAAGAAGATTTTGAAGAGCGTATGGGATGTTCTATATATGATGTTCTTCCGAATATAGGCAGAACTACACTTCTCTGCCCTAAGCCCTGGAAACCACCGGTAAACAGTAACTGA
- a CDS encoding response regulator transcription factor, translating into MMRLFLLEDDDAIGMGLKYSLEKENYEVVHVRTKNEALETFSEKSYDLCILDINLPDGNGYDVCRYIKEKEDVPVIFLTASDAEVNVVMGLEMGADDYVCKPFRINELLARIKTVLRRSGRGRDGSISETEGILEIQNVRIHLSEAKVGIVDETTGKETTADLTALEYRLLLAFCNNRGNVMSRNQLLEDMWDVNGDFVNDNTLTVYIKRLRDKIEKDPANPQIIRTVRGLGYIVDK; encoded by the coding sequence ATTATGAGGCTATTCTTGTTAGAAGATGATGATGCCATTGGAATGGGGCTTAAATATTCATTGGAAAAAGAAAATTATGAGGTGGTTCATGTCAGAACCAAGAATGAAGCTCTTGAAACATTTAGCGAAAAGAGCTATGACCTCTGCATATTGGACATAAATCTTCCGGACGGAAATGGCTACGATGTCTGCAGATATATCAAGGAAAAAGAGGATGTGCCCGTAATTTTCTTAACTGCCAGTGACGCAGAAGTCAACGTAGTTATGGGGCTTGAGATGGGAGCTGATGACTACGTGTGTAAGCCTTTTAGGATAAATGAGCTTCTGGCCAGGATAAAGACAGTACTGCGCAGAAGCGGACGCGGGAGAGATGGCAGTATTTCTGAGACAGAAGGCATTCTTGAAATCCAAAATGTCCGCATACACTTAAGTGAAGCCAAGGTTGGAATAGTTGATGAAACTACAGGGAAAGAAACAACAGCCGACCTTACAGCCCTTGAGTACAGGCTTCTTCTGGCTTTCTGTAATAACAGAGGAAACGTAATGTCTAGAAATCAGCTTCTTGAAGATATGTGGGATGTTAACGGAGACTTTGTCAATGATAATACTCTGACAGTCTATATCAAGAGACTACGAGATAAGATAGAAAAAGATCCTGCAAATCCTCAGATCATAAGAACTGTGCGTGGGCTTGGGTATATTGTGGATAAGTGA
- a CDS encoding sensor histidine kinase, with translation MFKNRDLRIMIFLAAALTAVASVCGYALCGISAFLLLLLLGVAITSGFIYITKRRYEDISALNLYLEKVLAGGEAPNILDQEEGELSILKTNIYKATSTLCHQKELLSKDKVAMANAIADISHQLKTPLTSMIVMNDLLMTEEDSQKKNEFLKTQSNQLDRMNWLIQTLLKLSKIDAGTITMKPEKEKANELIAQVMKPFEIQMELKNITYHHDTKDMLVKCDKNWTIEALQNIVKNCIEHIGEGGKLEITTNETNIYSEIVIEDNGCGIPENELPHIFERFYKGSNAGKDSVGIGLALSNSIITSQHGDILVESRQGEGTRFKVRFYKTIL, from the coding sequence ATGTTTAAAAACAGAGATTTAAGGATAATGATATTTTTGGCAGCTGCACTTACTGCAGTAGCTTCAGTATGCGGATATGCGCTATGTGGCATATCCGCATTTCTTCTATTACTGCTACTTGGCGTGGCCATAACAAGCGGATTTATCTACATAACAAAAAGAAGATATGAAGACATCAGTGCCCTTAATCTTTACCTTGAAAAGGTGCTTGCAGGTGGAGAGGCCCCTAATATCCTGGATCAGGAGGAAGGGGAGCTTTCCATATTAAAAACCAATATCTATAAGGCTACATCAACTCTGTGCCACCAAAAAGAACTTTTGTCAAAAGATAAAGTGGCCATGGCCAATGCTATTGCAGATATCAGCCACCAGCTCAAAACTCCACTTACATCTATGATAGTAATGAATGACCTTCTCATGACAGAAGAGGATAGTCAAAAGAAAAATGAATTCCTCAAAACACAGTCAAATCAGCTTGATAGGATGAACTGGCTCATACAGACTCTTTTAAAATTATCCAAGATAGATGCAGGTACTATCACAATGAAGCCTGAAAAGGAAAAGGCTAATGAGCTGATTGCACAAGTGATGAAGCCTTTTGAAATACAGATGGAGCTTAAAAACATCACATATCACCATGACACCAAAGATATGCTCGTAAAATGCGATAAAAACTGGACTATTGAAGCCCTTCAGAACATTGTGAAAAACTGCATTGAACATATAGGTGAAGGTGGAAAACTTGAAATCACCACAAATGAAACCAACATTTACTCAGAAATAGTTATAGAAGATAATGGCTGCGGAATTCCTGAAAATGAACTGCCACATATTTTTGAAAGGTTCTATAAGGGCAGTAATGCGGGAAAAGACAGCGTGGGAATTGGACTTGCGCTTTCAAATTCAATAATCACAAGTCAGCATGGGGATATCCTTGTAGAGAGCAGGCAAGGAGAAGGAACAAGGTTCAAGGTTAGGTTCTATAAGACAATCCTGTGA
- a CDS encoding helix-turn-helix domain-containing protein, with translation MDQIKTGKFIAGLRKEKGLTQAQIAEMLNITDRAISKWETGKNMPDSSIMLELCGILGITVNELLSGERIEMKDFENKANENLLELKRNEERRYKLSTVLSIIYTTLLLVGIVVCVICNYAISRKLTWSLIPVATIFYAWAITIPMIYHGKKGIRESLLSLSIFTLPFLYILSLLVNSKAVFSIGAVMAVVVLAYVWLGFVLFIRFQDRKLFAVGALFLIFIVFGILINVVLSKMLDIPVFDIWDVLSVSIFLIGGLGLICGDICMNKAKRKSSESN, from the coding sequence ATGGATCAGATTAAGACAGGAAAATTCATTGCCGGTTTGAGAAAAGAGAAAGGTTTAACTCAGGCACAGATTGCTGAAATGTTAAACATAACCGACAGAGCAATTTCCAAATGGGAGACTGGTAAAAACATGCCGGATTCATCTATTATGCTTGAGCTTTGCGGAATTTTGGGAATTACGGTAAACGAACTATTAAGTGGAGAGAGGATTGAAATGAAAGATTTTGAGAACAAAGCTAATGAAAACCTATTGGAATTAAAACGTAATGAAGAAAGACGCTATAAACTTAGCACAGTGTTATCAATAATATACACGACGTTGTTGCTTGTAGGTATTGTAGTCTGTGTTATTTGTAACTATGCAATATCAAGAAAACTGACATGGTCACTGATTCCTGTCGCAACAATCTTTTATGCATGGGCAATAACTATTCCTATGATTTACCACGGCAAAAAAGGTATTCGAGAATCATTGTTATCATTAAGTATATTCACATTACCATTCCTATATATACTGAGTCTGCTTGTGAATTCTAAGGCCGTGTTCAGCATTGGTGCAGTTATGGCAGTTGTAGTCTTAGCTTATGTATGGCTCGGATTTGTTCTGTTCATACGATTTCAAGATCGTAAGCTCTTTGCTGTAGGAGCACTGTTTTTGATTTTTATCGTTTTTGGAATACTCATTAATGTTGTTTTGTCCAAGATGCTAGACATACCTGTCTTTGACATTTGGGATGTCCTGTCAGTATCAATTTTTCTGATTGGAGGACTTGGGCTAATTTGTGGCGACATTTGCATGAATAAAGCAAAGAGAAAATCCAGTGAAAGTAACTGA
- a CDS encoding MerR family transcriptional regulator codes for MNKKGYYSSGQFAKMAHVSIRTIRFYDQKGLLAPSYTTESGARFYTDYDFAILQQILLLKYLGFSLDEIKEIPNGQADNHFILNALKMQKKLLSERIDEMKNVEEGVNATIKALESSAAPDWKQMLDLIHMTSMENNLKSQYQNASNISARIDLHNKYSTNKQRWFNWVLQECDISSGMDILELGCGNGALWAENISELSKRNYTDIQITLSDISAGILHDARQNIENAVSEYSNELRDFSFSYKAFDLNAIPFEDNSFDLVIAGHVLFYCEDVHLACQEISRVLKPGGRLVCSTYSSNHMKEIRELVKEFDDRIVLSSNDLYKIFGLENGADILRSVFGEVELKKYQDEIVITDAGPLIDYIFSCHGNQNHYLLNRYAEFKNYIMKKVSHEFHITKDAGIFTATK; via the coding sequence ATGAATAAAAAAGGCTACTATTCATCCGGGCAATTTGCCAAAATGGCTCACGTATCCATAAGAACTATAAGGTTTTATGACCAGAAGGGGCTACTTGCGCCATCTTATACAACCGAATCAGGTGCAAGATTTTACACTGATTACGATTTTGCAATTTTGCAACAGATATTGCTTTTAAAGTACCTGGGATTTTCTCTGGATGAGATAAAAGAAATACCAAATGGTCAGGCTGATAATCATTTCATTCTGAATGCCCTTAAGATGCAGAAAAAACTGCTTTCAGAACGAATTGATGAAATGAAAAATGTTGAAGAAGGTGTAAATGCAACCATCAAAGCTTTGGAAAGCTCTGCTGCTCCTGATTGGAAGCAGATGCTGGATCTGATCCACATGACTTCAATGGAGAACAACTTAAAGAGCCAATATCAAAATGCAAGCAACATCTCTGCCAGGATAGATCTTCATAACAAATATTCAACAAATAAACAAAGATGGTTTAATTGGGTATTGCAGGAATGTGATATCTCTTCCGGGATGGATATTCTTGAGCTTGGTTGCGGTAATGGAGCATTATGGGCAGAGAATATAAGCGAATTGTCCAAGCGCAATTATACAGATATACAAATAACTCTTTCAGATATCTCTGCAGGTATACTGCATGATGCAAGACAGAATATAGAAAACGCGGTATCAGAATATTCAAACGAACTACGGGATTTCTCTTTTTCTTACAAAGCATTTGATCTTAATGCTATACCATTTGAAGATAATTCCTTTGATTTAGTAATTGCGGGTCACGTCCTCTTTTATTGTGAAGATGTCCATCTTGCCTGTCAGGAAATAAGTAGAGTACTAAAGCCCGGCGGAAGACTTGTCTGTAGCACATATAGTAGCAACCACATGAAAGAGATCAGAGAACTGGTAAAAGAGTTTGATGATAGAATAGTGCTTTCCAGCAATGACTTATACAAAATATTTGGACTGGAAAATGGTGCTGACATATTGCGCAGCGTATTTGGAGAAGTGGAGCTGAAGAAATACCAGGATGAAATAGTCATTACTGACGCCGGCCCGTTAATAGATTATATCTTTTCATGCCACGGCAATCAGAACCACTATCTTCTGAACAGATATGCAGAATTTAAGAATTATATCATGAAAAAGGTAAGTCACGAATTCCACATCACCAAGGATGCTGGAATATTTACCGCAACTAAATAA
- a CDS encoding GNAT family N-acetyltransferase, with translation MELIRVQDSDYRKTYELYMSFPENENGYMNNVYGYDYDEFLGWIEKKRNWSLGKELPEGFVPDTTYVLVDGDVYVGVFNLRHCLNDFLREGPGHIGYCISKKYRGRGYATKGLELTLEKARQMCIHEVYMSVNKDNPASLRVQIKNGAYIHHENDTEYFTRIDQITEGASREEIVTKFYSQYEEDGRLERSVHGRLEYATTMNYIHRFADKNSKVLEIGAGTGRYSIALAKEGMNVTAVELVEKNLEVLREHSKELPNLHSIQGDATNLQFLASDTFDVTLVFGPLYHLYGSDEVNRAIDEAIRVTKPGGVIMIAFISVYAIMYSNYFYGNWALGQEENFTKDYKIKHFKEQLFTGYDITEFEQLFKEKDVFWITTTGVDGLLEPIEHRVDFEVSDEDFNKLFEWYLQFSEKRELLGNTNHLLYICKKRN, from the coding sequence ATGGAACTAATTAGGGTACAGGATTCAGACTATAGAAAGACTTACGAGCTTTATATGTCTTTTCCCGAAAATGAAAATGGCTATATGAACAACGTTTATGGCTATGATTATGACGAATTTTTAGGATGGATTGAGAAGAAGCGAAACTGGTCGCTGGGAAAAGAGCTTCCGGAGGGATTTGTACCTGATACAACTTATGTTTTGGTTGATGGAGATGTTTATGTTGGAGTTTTCAATCTGCGTCATTGTTTAAATGATTTTCTCAGGGAAGGTCCTGGTCACATTGGCTATTGCATATCAAAAAAGTACAGGGGAAGAGGGTATGCCACAAAGGGGCTTGAGCTAACTTTGGAAAAAGCAAGACAGATGTGTATCCATGAAGTATATATGTCTGTGAATAAGGATAATCCTGCGAGCCTGCGTGTCCAAATTAAAAATGGAGCATACATTCACCATGAAAATGACACAGAGTATTTTACCAGGATAGATCAGATAACAGAGGGTGCTTCAAGAGAAGAAATTGTAACCAAATTTTATTCCCAGTATGAAGAAGACGGGCGTCTTGAAAGGTCAGTTCATGGAAGGCTGGAATATGCAACAACTATGAATTATATCCATAGATTTGCTGATAAAAATTCTAAGGTGCTTGAAATTGGTGCCGGGACCGGAAGATATTCCATAGCCCTTGCTAAGGAAGGGATGAACGTAACAGCAGTTGAGCTGGTTGAGAAGAATCTTGAGGTGCTAAGAGAGCACAGTAAAGAACTGCCTAACCTTCATTCTATCCAAGGAGACGCCACAAATCTTCAATTTTTGGCTAGTGATACCTTTGATGTAACTCTTGTTTTTGGACCACTGTACCATTTGTACGGATCAGATGAAGTGAACAGAGCGATAGATGAGGCTATTAGAGTAACAAAACCTGGTGGTGTTATTATGATTGCGTTCATATCAGTTTACGCAATCATGTATTCTAACTACTTCTATGGAAACTGGGCTTTGGGCCAGGAGGAAAATTTTACAAAAGACTATAAAATCAAACACTTTAAAGAACAGCTTTTTACTGGTTATGACATTACTGAGTTTGAACAGCTCTTTAAGGAAAAAGATGTTTTCTGGATAACCACAACGGGCGTAGACGGACTTTTGGAACCAATAGAACATAGAGTTGATTTTGAAGTTTCTGATGAAGATTTCAACAAGTTATTCGAGTGGTATCTGCAATTCTCTGAAAAGAGGGAACTCTTGGGCAATACAAACCATCTTCTATATATTTGCAAAAAAAGAAACTAA
- a CDS encoding alpha/beta hydrolase, with the protein MYIDCDGIKLNAYLDMPKNNPEKCPLCIIIHGFTGHSEERHIVAVQETLNEIGVATLRADMYGHGKSDGKFEDHTLFKWLTNILAVVDYAKKLDFVTDIYMAGHSQGGLSVMLAAAMERDIIKALIPLSPAAMIPEIARTGELLGLKFDPENIPDELDAWDGRKLKGNYVRVAQTIRVEDFVDKYTKPVLIVHGDQDEAVPYEASVAFSKQYKNCKLVTIPGDTHCYDHHLELVTEAVKEFMLEQIAK; encoded by the coding sequence ATGTATATTGATTGTGACGGTATAAAATTAAATGCTTATCTTGATATGCCAAAGAATAATCCAGAGAAATGCCCATTGTGCATCATCATTCATGGCTTTACAGGACATAGTGAAGAAAGACATATTGTTGCGGTTCAGGAAACACTTAATGAAATCGGGGTAGCAACACTTCGCGCAGACATGTACGGACATGGAAAGAGCGACGGAAAGTTTGAGGATCACACGCTTTTTAAGTGGCTCACAAATATTCTTGCAGTAGTTGACTATGCCAAGAAGCTTGACTTTGTTACAGACATCTACATGGCAGGACACTCTCAGGGCGGACTCTCTGTAATGCTTGCTGCAGCAATGGAAAGAGATATTATCAAGGCGCTTATTCCATTATCACCTGCTGCAATGATCCCTGAAATTGCCAGAACCGGAGAACTCCTCGGACTTAAATTTGATCCTGAGAATATTCCCGATGAACTTGATGCCTGGGATGGAAGAAAGCTTAAGGGCAATTACGTCAGAGTTGCCCAGACTATCAGGGTTGAGGATTTTGTGGATAAATATACAAAACCAGTACTTATAGTTCACGGAGATCAGGATGAAGCCGTTCCTTATGAAGCTTCCGTGGCATTTTCCAAACAGTACAAGAACTGTAAACTGGTAACTATCCCCGGAGATACTCACTGTTATGATCACCATCTTGAGCTTGTCACTGAAGCGGTAAAAGAATTTATGCTTGAGCAGATTGCTAAATAA